Genomic window (Zingiber officinale cultivar Zhangliang chromosome 2B, Zo_v1.1, whole genome shotgun sequence):
CGAACACTTTGTGAATACCTTCCTTCTCAATCCTGCTTTTTGGGCTTATGGATCGTCACATATGGAAAAAAGCCGAAGAGGTGAGCAACCTGTGGCTCCCAGCCCCTCTGCTGCGCACGGCAGAACATCAAGAAGGTGTTCGCGAAGTAGGAATTGAACCCCATAAGCACATGCCACAACGCATGGCCCTGAGGATTGATGTACCAGCGCGATAGTTTCTTGCAGAATATTCTGTCAAACAACCAGCATAATGTTCCAAGGAAGATCGTCATCACGTAGAGCTTGACAAGACGTTTTGCTGCAATGTCTTTTGTTTGTATGTAGTACTTGTACATCCGAGGAACACAGAGAAGGCAAAGGACGATATAATGTATCTTGAAAACTATTCCAAACCGCACAAAGAAATGAACCACGGCAAAGGCAGCACCGTATATGAAGAGAAAAGTCGGCATAGTGCTCCTGTAGTGCCAGTCGGGTGAGTAAATAACATAGAGATAAAGCAGCATCTCCCATACCATTGGTGTTTCATCACTCTGCTGTAGCCTGGAAAAGCATGGAAAAATCATGTCACGATTCAACGTGTAATGCAAATAATCTCTGACAATCAACCACTAAGACGACCAAAGCTCAAAAACATAATACTTGGATAGTGGCACACAGACACggtttatttctaaattttcaagGTTGATTGCTATTAGTTCTAGAAAGTGGGATGATTGTGCTTTAAAACACTTGTGAAAGCAGGATATCTTTGCCGCTCCATGACGCTCGAGAATGCATCAGTAGATCATTCTGTGTGTGTGTGTCTAGAGAGTTAATGTACTCAACCAAATGACTGTAATTAACAACAACGCGCTGACTTTTAAACATTATATAAAGTGTTTTTGCATGTGATCTTAGACGATTAATGCTTCCACTAAACTTGTATATGCTAACTTTCAAACATGGTATGAAGTTTTTTTGTATTTGATCATGGACAACTAATGTTTCCACTAAAACTTATTATTTTGGTGTAATCATAGTATTTGAGCTTGTTATTTAACTAGAAAAAAgatgtttaaaataaaatccatAATAGAAATTGACGGGAATAAAAGAAAGACAAAACCAAATAGCTTTAATCCAGTGTCAGTAAAAAAAGTTGTTGTTAACCAGCATGGAATCATTCACTTTTCATCACTCTCTTTCATATTATCCGAGTAAAGGTTGTTTGACAAATTGATCTTTTTGGACTACATTGAAGCTGGTCAATTTGATTGAACTTATCTATGGAGTAAATAAGACTGCATACATTTATGGCTTTCATTCACTCTCTTTCCATGCTCGTTGTAGTCATATCATCATTGCACAATCAGTATCATGAGAGAGACTACGACAATGATGATGATTGTCGTAGTCTCATCATCATTAACAAATTATGAAACTAAAAAAAATGTTACGAAAAATAGTAAAACAAGTTGTTAaaggatatatatataatttatttttttttaacaaaaatgctATACAAGACATCAATGTCAAGAAATTTAAATACTGAGAATGGAAAGATAATTTGTAGGTTTAGAATATATGATATCaaataattaaagattaaaagaaatattaaaattCTTGAATATTCCTCTAAAAAGTTGAACAAATCTAAACTCTGTTCCCTAGTTTAGAGCCACTTGACTATAGCAAATAAATTAAGAATAccatattaaataatcaaaatggAAATGCAAATTATAATTTTGCAATTATCTGTATAAAAAAGTTCTTGAATATTCCTTTAAACAATAGATCATATCTAAGTTATGTTTTTTTCCTAGCTTAGTTTGCAAATAACATAATAATATCCATGCTTAGCTTGCAAATAACAGCCCATGCTTAGCTTGCAAATAACACTTTCTTcctaaatttccttttcttacaaaaagttaaattattttcctgGTTGAAATCAATTGAAATCACCAATAGCATTTTTTCCCCAATCCTATCAATCCAATACAGGGAATGTTGAAATTTTTGATGGGCCATTTTGACTTTGAAAGATAGAAAAATATGCATATAAAACATTGAATGGGATCCTACAGTGCATACATTTTGTATGTGTCTCTACATTATATGCCCGAGGTGCACAGAAACAAGTAATGATTTCTACCATAAACAAGAAACGATAGTCATATAGAGAGAGAATTCAAATTGCAAGGACAGACactattattactattatttagAAAAATCTTAGAGACAAGCAAAGGAACTTACACATTTTGCAATGTGGCATGGAATATCATACTCCCAATTGCAAGGATCATATTGGAAATATGAAGAACACTGAATCTTTTCTCAAACCTTTGTCTTAGGGCATTTATTAGGCCGATGAGTGCCAATAGAATGCAGGGAATGTTTGATATAGTGTTGTAAAATTCAGCGATATATGAAGAATATGCATAGTTTTCCTCGCAGAGTTCTGTGGTAGATGTCACAGGTCCCCAAAAGCTTGATATTCCTGCATCTTCCATTTCTTTGAACTAGACTAAAACAGAAACTCAAACTAGCATAACAAAGAAACGCTGCATGAAAGAAAACAACAAATTAATGCATTACAATaatggtttctaaaatagatAATTATGTTTCCATAAGTTCTCCACAGTTATTATAACAATGC
Coding sequences:
- the LOC122047657 gene encoding alkaline ceramidase-like, which translates into the protein MEDAGISSFWGPVTSTTELCEENYAYSSYIAEFYNTISNIPCILLALIGLINALRQRFEKRFSVLHISNMILAIGSMIFHATLQNVLQQSDETPMVWEMLLYLYVIYSPDWHYRSTMPTFLFIYGAAFAVVHFFVRFGIVFKIHYIVLCLLCVPRMYKYYIQTKDIAAKRLVKLYVMTIFLGTLCWLFDRIFCKKLSRWYINPQGHALWHVLMGFNSYFANTFLMFCRAQQRGWEPQVAHLFGFFPYVTIHKPKKQD